The following are encoded in a window of Nibricoccus aquaticus genomic DNA:
- a CDS encoding type II secretion system protein codes for MKTRSRPSACASRAGFSLIEMIGVMAVMAILATVLVPNTLKMIERAAVRAEAETLRNLGDQTKLHLRSRGYLPGLKPTAPITAWNVDLSTFGSLSAADVLANRRNNNRSFLYDTASTPRPRVLILSSMRGGLTVPANATSAQFDAIWNTADNSVPSGAAAGLFAANWAGQGEYLLIERVNLKSQLPINRIVLSANTSSVPTTVSFVVLHPDGQNTSGSLTTVTANVTVIRPDLILRDGDILVLRKPNGTDDYRYVVAGRDANFLYTDLKGWLPQ; via the coding sequence ATGAAAACACGTTCACGCCCCTCAGCATGTGCCTCCCGCGCCGGTTTCTCTCTGATCGAGATGATCGGCGTCATGGCCGTGATGGCGATCCTGGCGACGGTGCTTGTTCCCAATACGCTCAAGATGATCGAGCGCGCCGCCGTTCGTGCAGAGGCGGAGACGCTTCGCAATCTCGGAGACCAGACAAAACTACATTTGAGATCTCGGGGTTATCTGCCCGGACTCAAACCAACGGCTCCTATTACTGCGTGGAATGTTGATCTCTCAACGTTTGGTTCGCTGAGCGCCGCTGATGTACTTGCGAACCGAAGGAACAATAATCGTTCTTTTCTATACGACACGGCGTCTACACCGCGTCCACGCGTTCTAATACTATCGAGTATGCGCGGTGGTCTGACCGTACCGGCAAACGCTACTTCCGCGCAATTCGATGCCATCTGGAACACTGCGGATAATTCCGTTCCTAGTGGCGCAGCGGCTGGCCTCTTTGCGGCCAATTGGGCAGGGCAGGGCGAGTATTTGCTTATCGAGCGGGTGAATCTAAAATCGCAGTTACCGATCAATAGGATCGTGCTCAGCGCGAATACTTCGTCCGTGCCCACCACTGTGAGCTTTGTGGTGCTTCACCCCGATGGGCAAAACACATCCGGATCACTCACCACGGTAACGGCAAATGTGACAGTGATCAGGCCCGATCTCATACTCAGAGACGGCGACATCTTGGTGCTCAGAAAACCAAATGGCACTGATGATTATCGCTATGTCGTCGCAGGCCGGGATGCAAATTTCCTCTACACGGACCTGAAAGGCTGGCTCCCCCAATGA
- a CDS encoding pilus (MSHA type) biogenesis protein MshL: protein MKNTPALTAQICILAALMLTAPLSAQESAASAPAVVAVEPAPLAAVPPTSFSFRAEGVPIKQALAIFARANNLNIVPDLDIEGDVTVEFKDLPLDLAMRSLLEANGYYFVQDKGLLRVRNRETRIFQIDYIQATRSGQGSNAVQISSGGGSSGGGSSGGGGGSSGGGSEGSTMTVTNTSTINFWGDLNDQLKSMVSAGGSYTVNSLAGTILVRDSHRNIEMIADYLHAVTNSVVRQIDLEVEIYEVALSDSFQLGINWQQISNRVDSSFNTIPGQLGLGSGGGLIIQNPVYGTAPGAPGIQIRHQRGEFSAVLDALKQQGELKIVSKPRLRTLNNQPAVVRVGQDIPIFTRQVTQSPGSPPVITTTETVTNITVGTVLSITPQVAADGRITLDITPAVSRLVRMDFSASNDTSAPVIDIRQASSIVRVRDGSTIVMGGLVQDSASVTKRKIPLFGDIPLLGKAFTGKYENKERTELIFFLTPRIVRDDEADEKLVKTVAK from the coding sequence ATGAAAAACACCCCGGCATTGACCGCCCAGATCTGTATCCTCGCCGCGTTGATGCTCACGGCTCCGCTCTCCGCCCAGGAGTCCGCCGCCTCTGCTCCGGCAGTCGTTGCCGTCGAACCCGCGCCGCTGGCCGCTGTGCCACCGACGTCTTTCAGCTTTCGCGCCGAGGGCGTGCCCATCAAGCAGGCACTCGCGATCTTCGCCCGCGCGAACAATCTCAACATCGTCCCGGACCTCGACATCGAAGGGGACGTGACGGTGGAATTCAAAGATCTTCCGCTCGATCTTGCGATGCGCTCGCTGCTCGAAGCCAACGGCTACTATTTCGTCCAGGACAAAGGCCTGCTACGTGTGCGCAACCGCGAGACACGCATCTTCCAGATCGATTACATCCAAGCCACACGCTCGGGTCAGGGCTCGAACGCCGTTCAGATCAGCTCGGGCGGCGGTTCCAGCGGCGGAGGCTCCAGTGGCGGCGGCGGCGGTTCGTCGGGCGGTGGCTCGGAGGGCTCGACCATGACGGTGACCAACACCTCCACGATCAACTTCTGGGGCGATCTCAACGATCAGCTTAAGTCGATGGTTTCCGCAGGCGGTTCCTACACCGTCAACAGCCTTGCCGGCACGATCCTCGTTCGCGACAGCCACCGTAACATTGAGATGATCGCCGACTACCTTCACGCGGTGACCAACAGCGTCGTCCGCCAGATCGATCTCGAAGTGGAAATCTACGAGGTCGCCCTCAGCGACTCGTTCCAGCTCGGCATCAACTGGCAGCAAATCTCCAATCGCGTGGATAGCTCCTTCAACACGATTCCCGGCCAACTCGGCCTCGGTTCAGGTGGAGGTCTTATCATCCAGAATCCCGTTTATGGCACCGCCCCGGGCGCGCCCGGCATCCAGATCCGTCACCAGCGCGGAGAGTTCTCCGCCGTACTCGATGCGTTGAAGCAACAGGGCGAGCTCAAGATCGTATCCAAGCCTCGGCTTCGCACGTTGAACAACCAGCCCGCCGTCGTTCGCGTCGGCCAGGACATCCCCATCTTCACCCGCCAGGTCACCCAGTCACCCGGCAGCCCGCCGGTCATCACCACGACGGAAACCGTGACTAACATTACTGTGGGCACTGTGCTTTCGATCACACCTCAGGTGGCGGCCGATGGACGCATTACGCTCGATATTACCCCCGCCGTCAGCCGGCTGGTGCGGATGGATTTTTCCGCCAGTAACGACACCAGCGCCCCCGTCATCGACATCCGCCAGGCTTCCTCGATCGTCCGCGTCCGCGATGGCTCGACCATCGTTATGGGCGGACTCGTCCAGGACAGCGCGAGCGTCACCAAGCGCAAAATTCCGCTCTTCGGCGACATTCCGCTGCTCGGCAAAGCATTCACCGGGAAGTATGAAAACAAAGAGCGCACCGAACTGATTTTTTTCCTTACCCCGCGCATCGTCCGCGACGACGAAGCCGACGAAAAACTGGTCAAGACCGTGGCAAAATAG
- a CDS encoding GGDEF domain-containing protein — MLYQTIKVLLVEDMLMIAKITEQMLKKSPSNRYAATHRARLAEAVTTLKTEEFDVILLDLNLPDSRELDTLARIIEVAPDVPIIVLTANNSDEVGLQAVKIGAQDFLLKGDFNYLTLDRAIVYAIERHRLQRTIRQLAVIDELTGLYNRRGFNTLNPDVIQKVKKSDLRGYLVYFDLDRFKQINDVHGHAKGDEALKEFSLTLQSVFRKDSLLSRFGGDEFVAMGVEMNPGQAEQTLSSLDVVLSVRNAQAGVIYNLESSHGVTYFDKAGPHDIEELSAAADAALYQNKERRRRLRAPAQAGLQPQEDRR, encoded by the coding sequence ATGCTCTACCAGACCATCAAAGTCCTCCTCGTGGAAGACATGCTCATGATCGCCAAGATCACGGAGCAGATGTTGAAAAAATCGCCGTCGAATCGCTATGCGGCGACGCATCGGGCGCGCCTCGCCGAAGCAGTCACGACGCTCAAGACCGAGGAGTTCGACGTCATCCTGCTCGACCTGAATCTTCCCGACAGCCGCGAACTCGACACACTCGCCCGAATCATCGAAGTCGCTCCGGATGTGCCGATCATTGTTCTCACGGCGAACAACAGCGACGAAGTCGGACTCCAGGCCGTGAAGATCGGCGCCCAGGATTTTCTGCTGAAAGGGGATTTTAACTACCTCACGCTTGATCGCGCCATCGTTTACGCCATCGAGCGTCACCGCCTCCAGCGCACGATTCGCCAGCTCGCCGTTATCGACGAACTCACCGGCCTCTACAACCGCCGCGGCTTCAACACGCTGAATCCGGACGTGATCCAGAAGGTCAAGAAATCCGACCTGCGCGGCTATCTGGTCTATTTCGATCTGGATCGTTTCAAGCAGATCAACGACGTCCACGGTCACGCTAAGGGTGACGAGGCGTTGAAAGAATTTTCCCTCACGTTGCAGAGCGTCTTCCGCAAGGACTCGCTTCTCTCGCGTTTCGGCGGCGATGAATTCGTTGCGATGGGCGTCGAGATGAACCCCGGGCAGGCCGAGCAAACGCTCTCGTCGCTCGATGTCGTGCTCTCCGTGCGCAACGCGCAGGCGGGCGTGATCTACAATTTGGAGTCGAGTCACGGCGTGACCTACTTCGACAAGGCCGGCCCGCACGACATCGAGGAACTCAGCGCCGCCGCTGACGCCGCACTCTATCAGAATAAAGAGCGCCGCCGACGTCTGCGCGCGCCAGCCCAGGCTGGTTTGCAGCCTCAGGAGGATCGCCGATGA
- a CDS encoding HD-GYP domain-containing protein translates to MSTFDPKNPGIEIAVRLRLACEAHDTSISSHLDRVSRYACEIGRLMGLDKTRIQELHYATPLHDLGKIGLPQELLSKPGRLTREEMEVIKSHSMIGFRMLDGSPWPIIQCAARIALAHHECWDGSGYPHGLVGENIPLDARIVAVADVYDALLSQRAYKPAWEEDLVIAEMRRMRETKFDPAILDLFLNHLPAMAVAAG, encoded by the coding sequence ATGAGCACCTTCGACCCAAAAAATCCCGGCATCGAGATCGCGGTGCGTCTGCGTCTCGCCTGTGAAGCGCATGATACTTCGATCAGTTCTCATCTCGATCGTGTGAGCCGCTACGCCTGCGAAATCGGCCGCCTCATGGGGCTCGATAAAACGCGCATCCAGGAACTCCACTATGCGACGCCGTTGCACGATCTGGGCAAGATCGGTCTGCCTCAAGAGCTCCTCAGCAAGCCGGGCCGGCTGACGCGCGAGGAGATGGAAGTCATCAAATCTCATTCGATGATTGGTTTCAGGATGCTCGATGGCAGTCCCTGGCCGATCATCCAGTGCGCGGCCCGCATCGCGCTTGCGCACCACGAGTGCTGGGACGGCAGCGGTTATCCGCACGGACTTGTGGGTGAAAATATCCCTCTCGATGCGCGCATCGTCGCTGTGGCCGATGTGTATGATGCGCTGCTTTCACAACGCGCCTACAAGCCCGCGTGGGAAGAGGATCTCGTGATCGCGGAGATGCGCCGGATGCGCGAAACGAAGTTCGATCCGGCGATCCTCGATCTCTTCCTGAATCATCTGCCGGCGATGGCGGTGGCTGCGGGCTGA
- the dinB gene encoding DNA polymerase IV encodes MPIPTIVHLDADAFFVSVEQALNPSLRGKKVAVGGRERGIISSASYEARACGVYTPMPTQRALKVCPDLVLVPHTAGVYGEYSRKLFDLCEQLTPYVERNSIDEGYLDVGPCGHKTAAAVEAVVRGLQQRIWDRLQITVSFGLASNKLIAAIASKLRKPRGFIVVPPGTEAAFLAPLEIGRLPGVGTKTEASLKERGIERVRDLFERPEAELRSVFGEGWRGMLAMARGEDDRVVETEHEDAKSYSQQETFGKDISDFAEIERVAKGMIDDLLPKIRADGKRVRTLTVKVRYPDFEQASAGHSLPEAVELETPFYPWIAPLLKQAWTKRRPLRLVSVKLSGVEAPQAQLEMFAEGDEKRKRLAATLDALKAARGSGAIVRGAQIKK; translated from the coding sequence ATGCCGATCCCGACCATCGTCCATCTCGATGCCGACGCGTTTTTCGTGTCGGTCGAGCAGGCGTTGAATCCGTCGTTGCGTGGGAAAAAAGTCGCGGTCGGAGGACGCGAGCGCGGGATTATTTCCTCGGCTAGCTATGAAGCGCGGGCGTGCGGCGTGTATACGCCGATGCCGACGCAGCGAGCGCTCAAGGTGTGTCCCGATCTGGTGCTCGTGCCGCATACGGCGGGCGTGTACGGCGAATACTCGCGGAAGCTTTTCGACCTGTGTGAACAGCTCACGCCGTACGTGGAGCGGAACTCGATCGATGAAGGGTATCTCGATGTCGGACCGTGCGGGCATAAGACGGCGGCGGCGGTCGAGGCGGTCGTGCGCGGGTTGCAGCAACGCATCTGGGATCGGTTGCAGATCACGGTTTCGTTCGGACTCGCCTCGAACAAACTCATCGCGGCCATCGCCAGCAAGCTCCGCAAGCCGCGCGGATTCATCGTCGTGCCGCCGGGGACGGAAGCGGCGTTTCTCGCGCCATTGGAGATCGGCAGGTTGCCGGGCGTGGGCACGAAAACGGAAGCGTCGCTCAAGGAGAGAGGCATCGAGCGCGTGCGGGATTTATTCGAGCGCCCGGAGGCAGAGCTGCGATCGGTGTTTGGCGAAGGCTGGCGCGGGATGCTGGCGATGGCGCGCGGCGAGGACGATCGCGTCGTCGAGACGGAGCATGAGGACGCGAAGTCGTACTCGCAGCAGGAGACGTTTGGGAAAGACATCTCTGATTTCGCGGAGATCGAGCGCGTCGCCAAAGGGATGATCGACGACTTGCTGCCGAAGATCCGCGCCGACGGGAAACGCGTGCGCACGCTCACGGTGAAAGTGCGATATCCCGATTTCGAGCAAGCCTCGGCCGGACACAGCCTGCCGGAGGCGGTGGAGCTGGAGACGCCGTTTTATCCGTGGATCGCGCCGCTGTTGAAGCAGGCGTGGACGAAGCGGCGGCCGTTGCGGCTGGTGAGTGTGAAGCTTTCGGGCGTGGAGGCGCCGCAGGCGCAGCTGGAGATGTTTGCGGAGGGCGATGAGAAGCGGAAGCGCCTGGCGGCGACGCTCGATGCGTTGAAGGCCGCGCGGGGCAGCGGGGCGATCGTGCGCGGCGCGCAGATCAAGAAATGA
- a CDS encoding FmdB family transcriptional regulator: MPIYEYYCPDNHTVYQFFAKTLAQGRTIPKCPDNPKFRMQKAVSAFAVTSGGKSTEAGEAAGDAGAPGDAAEDARMEAAMGVMEKEFSSVDENDPRAMGRMMRRMAEMTGEKIDGEMEEVVRKLEEGADPESLEDQLGGGGPSDENGQGGPGGPAPEPKEKRHRYKPAQRALRRDPALYDYS, from the coding sequence ATGCCGATCTACGAGTATTACTGCCCGGATAACCATACGGTCTATCAATTCTTCGCGAAGACGCTCGCGCAGGGGCGCACGATCCCGAAGTGCCCGGACAATCCGAAGTTCCGGATGCAGAAAGCGGTCTCGGCTTTTGCGGTGACCAGCGGCGGGAAAAGCACCGAGGCCGGTGAGGCCGCTGGCGATGCGGGCGCGCCGGGCGATGCAGCGGAAGATGCGCGCATGGAGGCGGCGATGGGGGTGATGGAGAAAGAATTTTCATCGGTGGACGAAAACGATCCGCGCGCGATGGGGCGGATGATGCGGCGGATGGCGGAGATGACGGGCGAGAAGATCGACGGCGAGATGGAGGAGGTCGTGCGCAAACTCGAAGAAGGCGCCGACCCAGAGTCGCTCGAAGATCAACTCGGCGGTGGAGGTCCGTCGGATGAAAATGGTCAAGGCGGACCGGGAGGGCCTGCACCCGAGCCGAAGGAGAAGCGGCATCGCTATAAACCGGCGCAACGCGCGCTCAGGCGCGATCCGGCGCTGTACGATTATAGCTGA
- a CDS encoding ATP-binding protein, which yields MILSCAVLITVSWLAVRTIHALRDANDRVVHTQEVLVRLERLKFDLKGAESAARGFVLEPKPVFIDEIAESRMGIERGLDELSMLVSDNRRQVDGLVTLRPLIARRLGLIQEVVALRSGGTLTDAVRERLLGDGLETMALVMDVIEGLAQQEKLLLGMRVKRSEGRLNWVYAAIGGGFFLSLILTGWPILRLRGELREREKARRQLVASSERIQDLYNQAPCGYFSVSGGGQITAMNDTLLRWMGLERAGLTRLTLEALCAPEMRADIAKWLRGSDTSAAFHERELEFVARDGKKRPVWLTAAQSTGGVDEWRITAVDIAERKRAEAVVAHARDQAESIVNTVRQPLIVLTEDLRVASANRAFHTLFNTDESLVAGRRFAEICDRQWNVPELLRALEDVVPKQKAVEGFEVSVNLPKKGRRLFEINASKLYRAGNHTTMTLVAIEDVTARKDLDDVHRQFRALFESLPGRYLVLSPEFTVVAVSDAYLAMTMTKRAEILGRNMFEIFPENADAPTTTAGSSVRASLNRVLQTGSADTMAVLRYDILRPDGSFEERHWSPVNSPVFGADKKVEYLIHRAEDVTEFVLAKKLQGDEPQAGGQDTRRERLETEMLSHSRELGSANEQLRALNEELEAFSYSVSHDLRAPLRHVAGFSEMLAAHAAESLDDKGRRYLKTITDSAARMGTLIDDLLMFSRMGRTEMRRQKVALNEMVATVQESLKPEINGRAVIWDIAALPEVECDVPMLRQVFANLLGNAVKYSRKQAEARISVSARSESDVMVEITVRDNGAGFDMKYAPKLFGVFQRLHSESEFEGTGVGLAIVRRIVQRHGGRIWAESAPGAGAAFYFTLPVARARDAVS from the coding sequence ATGATCCTTTCCTGCGCGGTGCTCATTACCGTGAGCTGGCTGGCGGTGAGGACGATCCATGCGTTGCGCGATGCGAATGATCGCGTGGTGCACACGCAGGAAGTGCTGGTCCGGCTGGAGCGGTTGAAGTTCGATTTGAAGGGTGCGGAGTCAGCCGCGCGCGGTTTTGTGCTGGAGCCGAAGCCGGTGTTTATCGACGAAATCGCTGAGAGCAGGATGGGAATTGAACGCGGACTCGATGAGCTGAGCATGCTGGTGAGCGACAACAGGCGGCAGGTGGATGGCCTGGTGACGCTTCGGCCGCTGATTGCGCGGAGGCTGGGTCTTATTCAGGAAGTGGTCGCGTTGCGGAGCGGCGGCACTCTCACCGATGCGGTGAGGGAGCGCCTGTTGGGCGACGGGCTGGAAACGATGGCGCTCGTCATGGACGTCATCGAGGGCCTCGCGCAGCAGGAGAAATTATTGCTGGGGATGCGGGTGAAGCGATCGGAGGGCAGGCTCAACTGGGTGTACGCGGCCATCGGTGGAGGATTTTTCCTTAGTCTGATCCTCACGGGCTGGCCGATCTTGCGATTGCGCGGCGAGCTGCGTGAGCGCGAAAAAGCGCGCCGCCAGCTGGTCGCGTCTTCGGAGCGCATCCAGGATCTCTACAACCAGGCGCCGTGCGGTTATTTTTCGGTGAGTGGTGGCGGGCAGATCACGGCCATGAACGACACGTTGCTACGCTGGATGGGGCTGGAGCGGGCGGGCTTGACACGGCTCACGCTCGAAGCGCTTTGCGCGCCTGAGATGCGCGCGGATATCGCGAAATGGCTGCGCGGATCGGATACCTCAGCCGCGTTTCATGAACGTGAGCTGGAGTTCGTGGCGCGGGACGGAAAGAAGCGGCCGGTCTGGCTGACGGCGGCGCAATCGACGGGCGGAGTGGACGAGTGGCGGATCACGGCGGTGGACATCGCGGAGCGGAAACGCGCGGAGGCGGTGGTGGCGCACGCGCGCGATCAGGCGGAGAGCATCGTCAATACGGTGAGGCAGCCGTTGATCGTGCTGACGGAGGATCTGCGGGTCGCGTCAGCCAACCGGGCGTTTCACACGCTCTTCAATACGGATGAGTCGTTGGTCGCGGGGAGGCGTTTCGCGGAGATTTGTGACCGGCAGTGGAACGTGCCGGAGTTGTTGCGGGCGCTGGAGGATGTGGTGCCGAAGCAGAAAGCGGTGGAGGGTTTTGAGGTGTCGGTGAATCTGCCGAAAAAGGGGCGGCGTCTTTTCGAGATCAACGCGAGCAAGCTCTATCGTGCAGGCAACCACACGACGATGACGCTGGTGGCCATCGAGGATGTGACGGCGCGAAAGGATCTGGATGATGTTCACCGCCAGTTCCGCGCGCTTTTTGAATCGTTGCCCGGGCGTTATCTTGTGCTGTCTCCGGAGTTCACGGTCGTCGCTGTCAGTGATGCCTACCTTGCGATGACCATGACGAAACGCGCAGAGATTTTGGGGCGGAATATGTTCGAGATTTTCCCCGAGAATGCCGACGCGCCGACGACCACGGCTGGCAGCAGCGTGCGCGCGTCGCTCAATCGCGTGCTGCAAACCGGGAGCGCTGACACGATGGCGGTGTTGCGGTACGATATTCTGCGTCCGGATGGCTCGTTTGAGGAGCGGCACTGGAGTCCGGTGAACTCGCCGGTCTTCGGCGCTGACAAGAAAGTGGAGTACCTCATCCACCGGGCGGAGGACGTCACCGAGTTCGTGCTGGCGAAAAAATTGCAGGGGGATGAGCCGCAGGCGGGCGGGCAGGATACGCGGCGCGAGCGGCTGGAGACGGAGATGCTTTCGCATTCGCGCGAGCTGGGATCGGCCAACGAGCAGTTGCGCGCGCTCAACGAGGAGCTGGAGGCGTTTTCTTATTCGGTCTCGCACGACTTGAGAGCGCCGCTGCGGCATGTGGCGGGATTTTCCGAGATGCTGGCGGCGCACGCGGCGGAGTCGCTCGATGATAAGGGGAGGCGTTATTTGAAAACGATCACGGACTCGGCGGCGCGCATGGGCACGTTGATCGACGATTTGCTGATGTTTTCGCGCATGGGTCGCACCGAGATGCGTCGGCAAAAAGTGGCGCTCAATGAGATGGTGGCTACAGTGCAAGAGAGCTTGAAGCCTGAGATCAACGGGCGAGCGGTGATCTGGGACATCGCTGCGCTGCCCGAGGTCGAGTGTGACGTGCCGATGCTACGGCAGGTGTTCGCGAATCTTTTGGGCAACGCGGTCAAATACTCGCGCAAGCAGGCGGAGGCACGGATCTCCGTTTCCGCACGCAGTGAAAGTGACGTGATGGTGGAGATCACGGTGCGGGACAATGGCGCAGGCTTCGACATGAAGTATGCGCCGAAGTTGTTCGGCGTTTTCCAGCGGTTGCACAGTGAGTCGGAGTTCGAGGGCACGGGGGTGGGGCTGGCGATCGTGCGGCGGATCGTGCAGCGTCACGGCGGTCGCATCTGGGCGGAGAGCGCTCCGGGTGCGGGCGCGGCTTTTTATTTCACACTGCCGGTCGCCCGGGCGCGCGACGCAGTCTCTTGA
- a CDS encoding response regulator translates to MNNPTKKILLAEDSPQDAEMTLEALADYHLSNNVVLVGDGEEALDYLFARGKYAGRTDGNPLLVLLDLKMPKVDGLEVLRIIKSDPNLRTLPVVMLTASREEQDVVRSYQLGVNAYVVKPVGFQKFVEAVKQVGAFWTIHNEPPPGA, encoded by the coding sequence ATGAACAACCCGACGAAAAAAATCCTGCTGGCCGAGGACAGTCCGCAAGACGCGGAGATGACGCTGGAGGCGCTAGCGGATTATCATTTGAGCAACAACGTGGTGCTGGTCGGCGATGGCGAGGAGGCGCTCGATTACTTGTTTGCGCGGGGGAAGTACGCGGGGCGCACCGACGGGAATCCGCTGCTGGTGTTGCTCGATCTGAAGATGCCGAAAGTGGACGGGTTGGAGGTGCTCAGAATCATCAAGAGCGATCCCAATCTGCGGACCTTGCCGGTCGTGATGCTGACGGCTTCACGCGAGGAGCAGGACGTGGTGAGGAGTTACCAGCTGGGCGTGAACGCTTATGTGGTGAAGCCGGTGGGGTTCCAAAAATTTGTCGAAGCGGTGAAACAGGTGGGCGCGTTTTGGACGATACATAATGAGCCGCCTCCCGGCGCGTAA
- a CDS encoding hybrid sensor histidine kinase/response regulator: MSALRILHLEDDPHDAGWVHALIAKRWPESRLERVDGRAGFEAALDAGAPDVILSDFSMPGFDGLSALTIARKRYPDAPFIFLSGTIGEEVAVEALRNGATDYVLKDRSIRLIPAIERALGEARDHARRREVERELFQSQAHFQQITENVADLIVVLDTTGRRIYNNPAYRTILGDPSSLRGTMSFDDIHPADRERVRAIFLETVRTGVGQRAEYRFLLGDGSVRYIESQGSVIPDQQGGVANVLVVSRDVTERRRNEERIREQASLLDQARDAIFVTGLDGRVTYWNAQAEALLGWTRDEVMKRDVRPLLFPEGKFECVAICQKVRADGRWQGELRPQTKSGAKLIVESRWTLVCDDLGAAKSVLFINTDVTEQRRIETQFLRTQRMESIGTLAGGIAHDLNNVLTPILVAAQVLQSQKLSAESAEMLHTIEKSAIHGAALVKQVLMFARGSDGERVPVQLRHLISELTRLLRETLPKSIEVRTRIDAGLGLVMGDVTQLNQVLMNFAINARDAMPGGGTLEIAARNVTLDAEFVRQHPALKTGPHVCIGVQDSGTGIPPEVLERIFDPFFTTKPPGKGTGLGLSTVLGIIKGHGGVVQVRSEVGKGACFDVYLPAHEAVEKAKTLDSRSPIPRGHGEGILVIDDEQVIRDVFLSILRRFGYRGFEAPDGKTAVDLYEHHQRDIALVVVDMMMPGMDGRAVIRALRKINPQVNVIVVSGMLENDQFNADGEFGEVELIRKPVMSELLLGKVAQALGSRG; this comes from the coding sequence ATGTCTGCCCTGCGCATTCTCCACCTCGAAGATGATCCGCACGATGCGGGCTGGGTGCATGCGCTCATCGCGAAGCGCTGGCCGGAGAGCCGGCTGGAGCGCGTGGATGGCCGGGCTGGTTTCGAGGCGGCGCTGGATGCGGGCGCACCGGATGTGATCTTGTCGGATTTTTCCATGCCGGGCTTCGACGGGCTTTCGGCACTGACGATCGCGAGAAAACGTTATCCCGACGCGCCGTTTATCTTTTTGTCCGGAACGATCGGCGAGGAGGTCGCGGTGGAGGCGCTGCGCAATGGAGCGACGGACTATGTGCTCAAGGACCGGAGCATCCGGTTGATTCCGGCGATCGAGCGGGCGCTGGGCGAGGCGCGAGATCATGCGAGGCGGCGCGAGGTGGAGCGCGAGTTGTTTCAGAGTCAGGCGCATTTCCAGCAGATCACGGAGAATGTGGCGGACCTGATCGTGGTGCTCGATACCACGGGACGGCGTATCTACAACAACCCGGCCTACCGCACGATCCTGGGCGATCCATCGAGCCTGCGCGGGACGATGTCGTTCGATGATATTCACCCCGCCGACCGTGAACGGGTGAGGGCGATTTTTTTAGAGACGGTGCGAACGGGAGTCGGGCAGCGCGCGGAATATCGTTTTTTGCTCGGTGACGGATCGGTGCGCTACATCGAGTCGCAGGGAAGCGTGATCCCGGATCAGCAAGGCGGCGTGGCCAACGTGCTGGTCGTCTCGCGCGATGTGACTGAGCGGCGGCGCAATGAAGAGCGTATCCGGGAACAGGCTTCACTGCTGGACCAGGCGCGAGACGCGATTTTCGTGACCGGGCTGGATGGGCGCGTGACGTACTGGAACGCGCAGGCGGAGGCGTTGCTGGGCTGGACGCGCGATGAAGTGATGAAACGCGATGTGCGGCCTTTGCTGTTTCCCGAGGGGAAATTCGAGTGCGTGGCGATCTGCCAGAAGGTGCGCGCCGACGGGCGCTGGCAGGGCGAGCTGCGGCCGCAGACGAAGAGCGGGGCAAAGTTAATTGTGGAAAGCCGCTGGACGCTCGTATGCGACGACCTGGGGGCGGCGAAGTCGGTGCTGTTTATCAACACGGATGTCACCGAGCAGCGGCGGATCGAGACGCAGTTTTTGCGGACGCAGCGTATGGAGAGCATCGGCACGCTCGCGGGAGGCATCGCGCACGATTTGAACAATGTGCTCACGCCAATCCTCGTGGCGGCGCAGGTGCTCCAGTCGCAGAAACTCTCCGCCGAGAGCGCCGAGATGCTGCACACGATCGAGAAGAGCGCGATCCACGGGGCGGCGTTGGTGAAGCAGGTGCTGATGTTTGCGCGAGGATCGGATGGCGAACGCGTACCGGTGCAGTTGCGCCACCTGATCTCGGAGCTGACACGACTGCTTCGGGAAACGCTGCCGAAGTCGATCGAGGTGCGCACGCGGATCGACGCGGGGCTGGGGCTGGTGATGGGCGATGTGACGCAGCTCAACCAGGTGCTGATGAATTTCGCGATCAATGCGCGCGATGCGATGCCGGGCGGTGGGACGCTGGAGATCGCGGCGCGCAATGTGACGCTCGATGCGGAGTTCGTACGCCAGCATCCCGCGCTGAAGACCGGACCGCATGTGTGTATCGGCGTTCAGGATTCGGGCACGGGCATCCCGCCGGAGGTGCTGGAGAGGATTTTCGATCCATTCTTCACGACGAAGCCGCCGGGGAAGGGGACGGGGCTGGGACTTTCGACGGTGTTGGGCATTATCAAAGGACATGGCGGCGTGGTGCAGGTGCGCAGCGAGGTCGGCAAGGGGGCTTGCTTCGATGTTTACCTGCCGGCGCACGAAGCGGTGGAAAAAGCGAAGACGCTGGATTCGCGTTCGCCCATTCCTCGCGGTCACGGCGAAGGCATTCTGGTGATCGACGACGAGCAGGTGATCCGGGATGTGTTTCTCTCGATCTTGCGGCGCTTCGGTTATCGTGGCTTTGAAGCCCCGGACGGAAAGACCGCCGTGGATTTATATGAACACCATCAACGCGACATCGCGCTGGTCGTGGTGGATATGATGATGCCGGGCATGGATGGGCGGGCAGTCATCCGCGCGCTGCGAAAAATAAATCCACAGGTGAATGTGATCGTTGTGAGCGGGATGCTGGAGAACGATCAGTTCAACGCGGATGGGGAATTCGGCGAGGTGGAGCTGATCCGCAAGCCGGTGATGTCGGAGCTGCTGCTGGGGAAAGTGGCTCAAGCGCTGGGCTCGCGGGGTTGA